In Muribaculum gordoncarteri, the genomic window AACGACACCGCCTTTGCCGTCATGCTCGATGAAAGCGTCATGCTTCTCGGCTGTACCGTCGGTCAACGGATGGAACCAGTGGGTGTAATGACGCGCACCGTTGTCGATTGCCCACTGCTTCATGCCTGCGGCTACACTGTCGGCAACTTCGCGTGATAGCGGCTTTTTGTTGTCGATCGCTTCAACAAGTGCGTCATAAGTGGTCTTGGGCAGGTATTCAAACATCTTCTGACGATTGAACACGTACTTCCCATAATACTGTTCCGGGCGTTCTGCCGGAATTTCAACCGGAATAGCTTTACGATCAAAAGCTTCTTCCACTACTTTAAATCTCAACTTTGACATAATATATATATAATTTTATATATTGAAATATCATTTTATTTGTTCAGTTTCAATGAACTAAGCCGTTCAACTGCGGCAACAGTGTCCTCATATCGTCCAAAGGCCGTCAAACGGAAGTAACCCTCGCCCGACGGACCGAAACCAACACCCGGAGTGCCGGCGATACCGCACTTTTCAAGCAGCAAATCGAAAAATTCCCATGACGAAAGGCCGCCGGGAGTCTTCACCCAGATGTAGGGAGCGTTTACCCCGCCCCACACTTCAAGTCCGGCAGCCGACAGGCCGTTTCTCAACAATGAAGCGTTACGCATGTAGTAAGCGATGGTTTCTTTCACCTGATGACGCCCCTTTGTCGAGTACAATGCTTCGGCAGCACGCTGCACGATGTAGCTTGCACCGTTGAACTTGGTGCACTGGCGGCGATTCCACAATGCGTTAAGCGATACTTCATCGCCGTTTTTCGACAATCCCTTGAGCTCCTTGGGAACTACTGTGTAACCGCATCGCAATCCTGTGAATCCGGCAGTCTTGGAGAAGCTGCGGAACTCTATAGCCACCTCTTTGGCTCCGGGGATTTCATATATGCTGTGAGGAATGTCGGGTTCTGTAATATATGCCTCATAGGCCGAGTCAAATAATATGAGTGCATTGT contains:
- a CDS encoding LL-diaminopimelate aminotransferase, giving the protein MIKINDNFCELPASYLFSDVAKRINAFKAEHPDVEIIKMGIGDVTQPICPAAIQAMENAVADQADRVTFHGYGPEQGYDFLRRRIVDVDYRSRNIDIDIDEIFISDGAKSDTGNIGDILSTDCKVAVTDPVYPVYVDTNVMAGRAGHLVDGRWSRIEYLPCTAENGFIPSLPKDNPDVIYLCYPNNPTGTTLNRSQLEKWVEYAKDNNALILFDSAYEAYITEPDIPHSIYEIPGAKEVAIEFRSFSKTAGFTGLRCGYTVVPKELKGLSKNGDEVSLNALWNRRQCTKFNGASYIVQRAAEALYSTKGRHQVKETIAYYMRNASLLRNGLSAAGLEVWGGVNAPYIWVKTPGGLSSWEFFDLLLEKCGIAGTPGVGFGPSGEGYFRLTAFGRYEDTVAAVERLSSLKLNK